One genomic window of Azospirillum sp. TSH58 includes the following:
- the arfB gene encoding alternative ribosome rescue aminoacyl-tRNA hydrolase ArfB, whose translation MIRVTPRISLDESELQESFIRASGPGGQHVNKTDSAVQLRFDVAASPNIPDDVKARLVRLAGSRMTAAGVLIIVGDTYRSQLRNREDVRERLIDLIRDATVVPKSRRPTKPTLGSKKRRLEAKGQRSDIKRLRSGKPDD comes from the coding sequence ATGATCCGCGTCACCCCGCGCATCAGCCTGGACGAGAGCGAGCTTCAGGAAAGCTTCATCCGCGCCTCCGGCCCCGGCGGCCAGCACGTCAACAAGACGGACAGCGCGGTCCAGTTGCGCTTCGACGTCGCGGCCTCGCCGAACATTCCCGACGACGTGAAGGCCCGGCTGGTCCGCTTGGCCGGCTCGCGCATGACGGCGGCGGGCGTGCTGATCATCGTCGGCGACACCTACCGAAGCCAGCTCCGCAACCGCGAGGATGTTCGGGAGCGGCTGATCGACCTGATCCGCGACGCGACTGTGGTTCCCAAGAGCCGGCGCCCGACCAAGCCGACCCTTGGCTCCAAGAAGCGCCGCCTGGAGGCCAAGGGTCAGAGGTCCGACATCAAGCGTCTGCGGTCCGGCAAGCCGGACGACTGA
- a CDS encoding DsbA family oxidoreductase has product MLIETYADLICPWCYIGKRRLARALADRPRVQVDLRWQPFQLNPDMTPGGMERSAYLAAKFGGTERARQIHLVVEETAERDGLPLRLDRIRRTPNSFDGHRLIRIAARHGLGDRMADALFHAYFVDGLDIGDRDTLAATAAGLGFDFTDIKNLLNGDAETTAVFNADATARQLGLQAVPCYIFNRRYALSGAQEPASFLPLLDLGVEEQEGVTAAAD; this is encoded by the coding sequence ATGCTGATCGAAACCTACGCCGACCTGATCTGCCCCTGGTGCTACATCGGCAAGCGGCGGCTTGCCCGCGCGCTGGCCGACCGGCCCCGCGTCCAGGTGGACCTGCGCTGGCAGCCCTTCCAGCTCAACCCGGACATGACGCCGGGCGGGATGGAGCGCAGCGCCTATCTGGCGGCCAAGTTCGGCGGCACCGAGCGGGCGCGGCAGATCCATCTGGTGGTCGAGGAAACGGCGGAGCGCGACGGCCTGCCTCTGCGGCTGGACCGCATCCGGCGCACGCCGAACAGCTTCGACGGACACCGGCTGATCCGCATCGCCGCCCGTCACGGGCTGGGCGACCGGATGGCCGACGCCCTGTTCCACGCCTATTTCGTGGACGGGCTGGACATCGGCGACCGCGACACGCTGGCCGCGACCGCCGCCGGGCTGGGCTTCGATTTCACGGACATCAAAAATCTGCTGAATGGCGACGCGGAGACCACGGCGGTCTTCAACGCCGACGCCACGGCGCGCCAGCTCGGCCTTCAGGCGGTTCCCTGTTACATCTTCAACCGGCGCTACGCGCTGTCCGGCGCCCAGGAGCCCGCCAGCTTCCTCCCCCTTCTCGACCTCGGGGTGGAGGAGCAGGAAGGCGTAACGGCGGCGGCCGACTGA